ACCAATTGGTTTGCCAACGCCAGACGACGAGTAAAGGTTCATTTATCGAGACCGACATCGCCCATGTTTCGCAACGATGACTCGGGAAACTCTTCCGGTCATCATACACCCATCGATACCCCTAGACGAAGACCTACGCCTGCGCCCTTTGAAGCCATGAATCCTCTCCAGCGATGGGCCAATTCTCCCCCGGAACATGAAGCTGCTACCGTGGATGACATTTCTCGGGCTGTGGCGGCTTTCGGAAGACAGGGTCGTACGAGGAGCAACGGTTCGTCGATTAGCAGCAGAGGAACATCAGTATCCAGTCATGATTCCGGATCTTATAGTTCTGCCCATTCAAGGCAGTCATCGAATTCGTTCGACATTTTCAAACGCCACGGCCGCAGACGACGTACAAAGATGAGACGACAAGAAGTGAGAACAAATCTCCTTCAAGCCCAAAACACATATCAATGCACTTTCTGCACGGAAACGTTCAAGACAAAATACGATTGGCAGAGACACGAAAAgtctcttcatctttctttaGAGAACTGGGTATGTTCACCAAAAGGACCAACAGCAATGCATCCCGAAGAAGGACTTTTGTGTGTGTTTTGTGGTATGAAGAATCCCGACAAGACACATCTCGATGGGCACAACCAAAGCGCATGCATAGAAAGACCACACGAAGAGAGGACATACCACAGAAAagaccatcttcaacaacatctgcGGTTAGTCCACATGTCCAAGTTTCTGAAATGGCCTATGGATGAATGGAAAGTCATGACCGAGGAGATTCGATCGAGATGCGGTTTTTGTGGTGTTAATCTCACGACGTGGGCGAGTCGCGTGGACCATTTGGCAGATCACTTCAAAGCAGGCAACACGATGGAGCATTGGAAGGGTGATTGGGGATTTgaggccaagatcatcgataGGATTGATAATGCTATGCCACCATGTAGGTTTCCCGAGTTTTGACAGGTTTCGGTATACTGACCTCCAGATCTTATACATCACGAACGAAACTCGCCTTTACCATTTGCCGCTACAAAAGGGCCCGCCGACACACCAACGAGCGCGTACGAGTTGATCAAATTGGAACTAGAATATTACATGCAAAACCGTCACCAACACGATATGCCCGATTCGGAACTTCACTTTGAAGCGTGCTCAGTCATTCTAGGCGCTGAAGTCATCTCTATCAACCCAGCATCTTCGTCTCCATCCTGGTTGTGGGATATATTCATGTCGGCTGCCGATATTGCCAACCAAGCTCGTCTCCGTCCAACGAAACAACTAGCTGAATCACGACTCAGTCAGTTGAAGATCAACGGAAAGGGAAACATCTTCGAGAATTGCGAGTTAGAAGCTACTTTACAACAGTACATGGCGGCGCATGTATCCATGGGTCATTTCCCATCAGATGCAGAGTTACAGCAAGAAGCGTGCAATGTTCTCAGTCGAACAGAAACATCCTCACCAAATCCATCAAGGAGATTCCTTGATTTTCTGATGAGATTAGCTTGGAGTTCGACTGGTTGGCTCGCCCCGTTGAGACAGCGCGCTTCGGCTTTGATGTCGATGGCGAATGAATCAATGGACGATTCTTATTTACTATGGGGACAGACTGATACGGCAGTGCCGATGGATTCGTCCATGGAGTTGGATATTTCACTGGCACAACCATGGATGACAGAAAACAGATCATTGTCCCCAGAGGGTGTACCTGAAATACCTACGATATCAATACAGACGGAAACAAGAAATTTGATCAAGGATAAAGTTCGAACAGCAACCCCATTCTTTATaaacgacaacaacagctaCCGAAGGTTAAAGAGAGAATTGTCAAGATTCGTCATGACTACAATGTCGCCTAATAATCCAAATCGTCATGTTCCATCCGACGATGAACTCAAATACCAAGCAAGATGGATCTTGTACGACGAGTAAGTTCCGTGCTCCTTACAATTTCACCGCTAACAGCCCAGTGATGATCCATGGAACCAAACACCAGTCGACAATGCAGAATGGCTGCAAGAGTTCAAGCGAGATGTCGGCCTCCAAACTTAGCGAGAAATTGGACAAGCTCCCAGATTCCTAACAACAGGCTCACTTTCGATGGaaatgtcaaagtcaaagataTCCATGGGTATGCCCAGCGTGGTACAAGCGTTGGGAATGTCGACTATGCCAGCAATAGCTCCTCTGATTGGTGCACAGGACAGGAGGAGATAGATTTGTTCGCCGGAGTAGCCTAGATAATAATTAGCAATCATTACTACCACAGAAGAGCGTCTTACCAAATTGTTTGAGATATTCTATCGCACGGAGACAAGATTGTCGGTAAGCAATTGTGGCATCCATAAAATGCTGCTTTCCTTGCTCGTCGACAGAGAATCCCTCAAATGTGAGATATCGCGACGGACTAAAGGTAGGTCCCATGTCGCCTGGTCGGTACACTGGACTCTTGAGACCTCTCGACTTGACTCCACCCTTGATAAGGTCGAATTTGATAGTGATGATGCCAGCCTATAATGTCAGAAGGAGTAATTATGAGGTTCAGAAGACTTACCATTTCGATAGCACCGCAGAAACTAATCTCACCATCACCCTGGCTAAAATGAAGGTCTCCAACAGAAAACTTGGCTCCAGGAACATGAACGGGGAGATACGTCTTTGATCCCCGGGAAATATTGTTAATGTCACAGTTTCCTCCATGCTCAGGTCTGCCGGGAATAGTTCTCGCTCCCTCCTTTGCGATCCTAGCCATAACATCACCTTTGGCTAGTCCACCATGAGCATTAATCTCATTGGGAGGTTGAGCAAACACTTTATCAGGATGAGACCCAGCCATTGAAGTAGCTAGCTCTCCCTCACGACGGTTCCACTCCGCCAGGATTTCCGCAGATGGCGCACAGCCAAGAATACCAGGGTGAATCAATCCCGGGAATCGAACACCGGGGATATGACGACTGGAACAATAAACACCGTCGAAATCCCAGATTGCTTTGGCTGCATCGGGATAATGCTCGGAGAGGAAACCACCGCCGTTATCCTTTGAAAAGACTCCTGTGAAACCCCAGGGCGAATGATCAAATGGTTGGATAtcagtgatgttgacgacgagtAAATCACCAGGTTCACTGCCTTTTATCTCAAAGGGTCCAGTGAGATAGTGGATCTTTGTGAGATCGACATCGCGGACATCATCGGCACTGTCGTTGTTTCCGATTTGGCCGCCTGTCCAATCGAGACATTCAATCTTGACTGTCTCCCCTGGTTCAACGGTTGCAATGCTTGGAACTGATTTGTTAGAGTGGttcttgatggagagaaagagacctACCCTCTGGGTGCCATCTGTTGTGTAGATGTGGTTGCTCAGCGGCGGGGATGTCGAAGGAGACGGACTGTGCGGTTCTAATTTTTCGAGACATTTTggtattgatgatgatttaCTACTTGATTCAATTGATGTACTTATAGAGTGAATTCAAATGGGATGatagagatagagatagagataaagataaagatgtTACTTACTTATCATGCCGCACCTCCGCATCTCATCTCCGCACgagataagagataagacTCGAGATGCATGTCGTGTGACGCGTTTACGTTACTTCCAGATAAAGAAGGTGGTTGCATGTCAAGACAGGGCGAAGCTAGTGTGACATTGCAGGAATGTGAGGGGAAAGACATGTCTCAGTCTGAGCGGGGAGAGATAGATAGATATATGAGGTTGTCATGACGCGTCAGTTGACGATGATCAAAACCCATCACTCATCAAAATGACTGATATCAAGAATTACTCTCTAGGCAACTTTACGCTCCAAAACGGCAGTGTATTGCCCAGAGCGTGGATCTCTTACAAAACATTTGGTGATCCTTCTCTACCCGCTGTTCTCTACCCTTCATGGTTCTCGGGCGCCATCTCAGATAACGAGTGGCTCATCGGAAATGATAAAACACTTTCTCCGGAGAAGTACTTTATCATCATAACGGCTCTTTTCGGAAATGGACAGTCTACTAGTCCTTCCAACTCGGATATCACTCCCTTTCCGGATGTATCCTTCTACGACAATGTCAAAGCCCAGCATCAACTCATGACTCATTTGGGAATCAAGCATCTCCGTGCTGTACTCGGATGGTCTATGGGCGCCGCGCAGAGTTTCCAATGGGCTACGCAGTATCCATACTTTATGGACATTTGTGTTCCATTCTGTGGTTCAGCACGAACATCGCTTCACAACCAGGTTTTTCTCGAGGGCGTTAAATCTGCACTTTTAGCAGCAAAAGGAGCGACTTCAGCGGGAAGTATCAAAGGACGTGTTGAGTCCCCGTCATACAGTGAGAGAAACTGGACCgataaagaaaaagacgTCGGGTTGAAAGCTTTTGGAAGAGGATACGCGGGATGGGGTTTCTCCCAAGCTTTTTACAGAGAGAAGCTCTTTACGAAATTCTACAACGCTCCTGATCTTGAGACATTCATGAAAGATTTCTGGGAGAAGTGGGCTCTTAGCAAAGATCCAGAGAATTTACTCGTCATGCTTCAGACATGGCAGAGCGGAGATGTGAGTAAGCAGGAGCCGTACAATGGGGACTTTGAAAAGGCCATGGCTGGTATCAAAGCGAGGATACTAGTTCTTCCTAGCAAGACTGATCTCTACTTTCCGTGAGTTTTCCTATCTATTGTTTGGATATGTTACTAATGGATGTTTTTAGACCTGAGGATTCGGAGTATGAAGTCAAGTGTATGGGGACTAATGCGCAATTGGACGTTTATCCGTCGATTTGGGGACATTGGGCTGGAGGACCACCGGGGAATATGGAGGATGTCAAGTGGTTGGATGAAAGACTGCGAAAGATGTTTGATGAGGCGCCTAAGATGGGTTAATAGATGTTGGACGTTGTCTTCAGATTCTCCTAGTTTACTTGATTTAAACCATATTCTCTATTCATGTATCTACTGTCTCGATTCTGTAACTCTGTGACATCTAGAACCTTTGTTCAAGAACATTGACGGAATCGTCGGTAATAACCCCTGTCCCATCACCCACGGCACTTACTGTCAAACTCCTATCACGTGTACCCCCTCTGAGATAACACCCTTCCAATTGTCCAATCACTCTTCATCAAAATAACCTTACAATCTCATATGTCCAAACAAGGCGCAGACTATCTATTCTCTGCAGTATCAATTACTCGATTACCCCAGCTTGTCAAACTAAGGCGGCGCGTTAGCTAGTCTTGGCTTGTAACGCTAAGGCGTAAAGTCTattgttcttgtcatgacAAGGCGGTTTCTTTCCCCACACCGCCGCTACAACCCCCATGTCGGAGAACTACTACAAGCTTTTGATCAGATGAGCAAGTGAGTAGACAAAGATTGAGTAATTGTTCTTGTGATCTTTCTTTAACGAGTACGGGATATCGAATAGGATTTGAAACCAAGATATGTAATGAGGCGGTGTAGATGCTAGATGACCATCATCAACTACATCCGTCAAGTACCTATcatgaacaaagaacaacTACAATCCTTCTAGATAACAATCAACCCCTCGATCGCGGGGTAAGTAAACACGGCCCTAATACCGGCCTTGCCGTTAGTCTAAACTAACCCCATCACGAGACTATTTCCATTATCAATCGTTCCATCAGGGTATCATCGGGCTATCTTTCAacttctttgttcaacaagGGCGTAATGGCCGGAAACTGTTCCGGCCATGATACTCAGTTCCGGCCTCAATGTATATAGTAGAACAAGTTCATCAGTCAAATCGTTTCTCATCAACTACCAAATTCTTCATTGAATAAACACACACAAAATGGCTGCTGCAAACACCCTCTTCCCCTATCTTCGCAAAGATCCCTCTCAGCTCCCAGAGGGCGAAGACCctttcaccatcaccacccGTACAGGATACttgcctttttctcttcctctcacTAAACTTCCATCCCAATTCGACCCTGTGTCGGATCTTCTCAATGACATTCCCATTCAGAAATTGGACGGTACACCAGGTCTGCTCGCCACCTTTGAGCTAGGTCCTCTCATCGACAATGGCGGTCTTCCTGATTTGACCTCCG
This is a stretch of genomic DNA from Fusarium graminearum PH-1 chromosome 4, whole genome shotgun sequence. It encodes these proteins:
- a CDS encoding formamidase, coding for MSRKIRTAQSVSFDIPAAEQPHLHNRWHPEVPSIATVEPGETVKIECLDWTGGQIGNNDSADDVRDVDLTKIHYLTGPFEIKGSEPGDLLVVNITDIQPFDHSPWGFTGVFSKDNGGGFLSEHYPDAAKAIWDFDGVYCSSRHIPGVRFPGLIHPGILGCAPSAEILAEWNRREGELATSMAGSHPDKVFAQPPNEINAHGGLAKGDVMARIAKEGARTIPGRPEHGGNCDINNISRGSKTYLPVHVPGAKFSVGDLHFSQGDGEISFCGAIEMAGIITIKFDLIKGGVKSRGLKSPVYRPGDMGPTFSPSRYLTFEGFSVDEQGKQHFMDATIAYRQSCLRAIEYLKQFGYSGEQIYLLLSCAPIRGAIAGIVDIPNACTTLGIPMDIFDFDISIESEPVVRNLGACPISR